The Acidobacteriota bacterium region ATCGCGATCCTCGCCGGACTGGGGCTGGTTTTGTGCGTCGGCGGCCTGACGTTCTATCTCTCCGGGCGGAGGGGCTAGGTCCGGAAGAGGAAGGCCTTGACCCGTTCCGGGGTCCAGTGCGAGACGATGCCGGCCAGCGCCTGCAACCGCCGCAGGGTCCGTTCCTCCCCGGTCCAGTGTTCGAGGAGTACGGCATCGTCGACCTGGTTGAGCACCCCGTCGAGGAAGAGAAGGATCACCACGGCGTCGTCGAGCTGGCCGATCCCGGGGATGAAATCGGCGATGATGTCCCAGGGGGAGACCAGGTAGGCGGCCAGGGCCGCCAGGGCGAGCCTGGTCCTCTGCGGGACGCGTTCGTCCACCATGAGCTTCGGGACCAGGAGCGCGATGCGGGGCAGGCAGAGGAGCACCTCCCTCAGCCACGAAGAGGCCAGCGCCTTTCCCACCG contains the following coding sequences:
- a CDS encoding DUF1232 domain-containing protein, with amino-acid sequence MNLVPLGRAVGKALASSWLREVLLCLPRIALLVPKLMVDERVPQRTRLALAALAAYLVSPWDIIADFIPGIGQLDDAVVILLFLDGVLNQVDDAVLLEHWTGEERTLRRLQALAGIVSHWTPERVKAFLFRT